In Bacillus weihaiensis, the genomic stretch GTAACGAAACCTTTTGGAACTGAATAGTTTGCAGGTACTGAACCGTTATTTAAAATGCTGTCAGTTAAATCTTGTTTATTAAATGCAGTTGCAATCGCACGACGAATGTTTTCGTTAGCTAATGCTTCGTTTTGTTGGTTCATTTTGATCCAGAAGATTGTTGGCTCTAACCATTTAACTAAGTTAGGGTCACCTTCATATTGTGGTACGATATCAGATGCAAGCTTACCAGTGATATCTGCTTCACCAGTTTCGTATGCATTTGCAGATGCTTGTGGATCTTTAAGTACGTTGTATTGAATTGTTTCTAAAGATACTGTTTCAGCATCCCAATATTCTGTATTCTTTTCCATTGTCCATTCAGTTGCTGTGTTACCAGCCCAAGTAGAAAGAACAAATGGTCCGTTATAAACTAAGTTCTCAGCAGATGATGCGTATTGATCACCTTTTTCCTCAACAAATTTCTTGTTTTGAGGGTAGAAAGTTCCGAATGCCATTAAAGATTCGAAATAAGGAATTGGTTTTTCTAAAGTGATTTCTAATGTTTTTTCATCTAGAGCTTTAACACCTAGAGTGTTTAAGTCATATTCTTTTTCATCAGCAGCTGCCTTTGTGATTTCTTTAGCACCTTTGATTTTACCATTCATCATGTAAGGGCCATAAGGAGATGCAGTGTCAGGGTCAATCGCACGTTGCCATGCAAATACGAAGTCTTCTGCTGTTACAGTGTCTCCGTTAGACCATTTCGCTTCTTTTAATTTAACCGTGTAAACTAAACCGTCTTCACTAACTTCAGGCTCACCATCAGCCATACCAGGAACAGCATTTTGTTCTTGATCTAGACGGTATAAACCTTCCATTACGTTTGCTAGAGCTGTAAAACTCGCAGAGTCTTGAGCCATAACACTATCCATTGAAGGAATTTCAGATGTTTCTAGAACCTTTAATTCTTGTGCTACTGATTCTGATGCAGTATCTGTGTCGCCTTCAGAGTCAGTTGCTTCATTACCGCCACCATTACATGCTGCTAGGAACATGCTAAGTACTAGCGATAATGCTAAAAGTAGAAATAATTTCGACTTTTTCACAAGTAGACCTCCCTTTTTTTTATACAAGTTGTTTTGCTTACAAGGATTATTATACAAGTATTCAAACAATTGTGCATTTATTTTTTTAATAAAGTTTACACAAATGCAATAATATTAAGAAAATCTACGACAAAAATAGTTCTAAAGACCTAGTTGTTTCGTTAGAATTTTCTCATAATTTTTACCAAGAATTTGGTCATTTACTTTAACGCGTTGACTTGCAAAGGGTTACATTATCTAACACACTTTTTTAAAAGTTTGTAAACCACGTAAAAAATATCTTTACAATTCCTTAGAATTAATTTACAGTTTCACACTATTAGAATAATGTTATTTGATTTTTTTACTTCTCCTCCCTTCTGTTATAATAAAAAAGCGTAATTTCTTGTTTGATTTTTCCTTCTTTTTGTCTTTTTTTCTCAATCCAGACACCTAAACCAGGAAAAAACAATCTCATAAATACCTACCATTTTAGAAAGAGTGATGAAATCTTGCCTGTAAAAAAAACATTTACGCTTGTTATTGTATCTATCTGTGCAACATTCTTACTTTCTTTTTTGAATTACCAAGAATTAACTTTACTTCATTTTATTAATATTTCTTTTTACTTTGGATTATCCTTTCTTTTAATCGCCGCCTTTACAATGACGGTTAAAGGTGGCTTCTTCGACGGCATTACCTATGGATTTAGAAGAATGTTTACCTCTAAAGGAAAAGAACTGACAAAACAAGAGGTAAATGAAATGATTCCTGTTTCTGAGTTACTAAGCTTTGATCATGCTCCTTTTCTATTTAGCGGCTTGATTATCATCGGTTTCATGCTTTTAGGTCTTTTCATTCATTATTTATAAGCTGATTTTTCACGAAGTATTCTTTCGTTCAGTTGCATTCCTTTTACACTTTTTTTATAATGAAAAAAAGTGTAAATGCTAGTAGCCAATTTTGATTGATGAAAGCTTACATACATAATCGGCTTTGATAAAGAGTAGTACATATACGGTTCATTTACAGAGAGCTTGTGGTTGCTGTGAACAGGTAATGACCTATATGGAATGGACTTTTGAGCTTCTATACAGAACTAAAGTATGTATAGACGTGGTTCTTGCGTTAAAGAATTAAGTGATTTCTACTATAGAAATAAGTAGGGTGGCACCGCGGTCCATCGTCCCTATATTTTTGGGATGAGTGGGCTTTTTTTGTGCTCTCATATCTTTTTATAAAGAAATATTTTTTTATAAATTGCTTTACACAGGAGGAAAAAATGATGAAGAAAACAATCTTTTCAGGTATTCAGCCTAGTGGATCTGTTACACTTGGCAACTATATTGGAGCATTAAAACAATTCGTGGACTTACAAGAAGAATATGATTGTTATTTTTGTATTGTTGACCAGCACGCGATAACAGTTGCTCAAGACCGATTAGCACTTAGAAAAAACATTAGAAGTCTTGCTGCTCTATATATAGCTGTTGGAGTGGATCCAGAAAAAGTAACCTTATTTATTCAATCAGAGGTTCCTGCACACGCTCAAGCAGGATGGATGCTTCAATGTGTTGCTTATATTGGGGAGCTTGAAAGAATGACACAATTTAAAGATAAATCACATGGAAAAGAGGCGGTTTCTGCTGGGCTCTTAACATATCCTCCATTGATGGCTGCCGATATCCTTCTCTATTCAACAGATTTAGTACCGGTTGGAGAGGATCAAAAACAGCATTTAGAGCTTACTCGAGATTTAGCTGAACGATTTAATAAAAAATACAATGACATTTTCACCATTCCAGAGGTTCGTATCCCTAAAGTTGGTGCAAGAGTGATGTCTCTTGTTGATCCGACGAAAAAAATGAGTAAGTCTGATCCAAACCCTAAAGGATTTATCACCCTTCTTGACGAGCCAAAAGTAATTGAGAAGAAAATTAAAAGTGCCGTTACTGACTCTGAAGGAATTGTTAAATTTGATAAAGAGCATAAGCCAGGTATTTCTAATCTTTTATCTATTTATAGTATCTTCTCAGGAGAAACCATTGAACAGCTTGAGGCTAAATATGAAGGAAAAGGATATGGAGAATTTAAACAGGATGTCGCAAATATAGTTGTTGATACTCTTGCACCAATTCAAGAAAGATATCATGAGTTAATGGAGTCCGATGAGCTTGATCTTATTCTTGACCGTGGAGCTGAAAAAGCGAATGCTGTTGCTAGAAAAATGGTAAAGAAAATGGAGAATGCAATGGGACTTGGACGCAAACGAAAGTAATTTTTCTTCCTTCTGTATCCCCTCTCCTTTATGGATGCAGAAGCTAAGCCCTAAAGGGGATCTATCATTTCGTTTCTTTATAACTAAAAGAGGCTGTGACAAAAGTGCCTGGCACCTAATCGTAACCACTAGATGTACGCACTGGTTTATCTCGTGCACACTTTCATTGGTACGGAGGGTTCCTGGCTCTTTGTGTTGTCCCAGCCACCTTATTAATTCACCTTCGATTCATGCTCCATATCCCAGAGCTTTTCAAAGAAAGGTTGTCCTTTTATTAGGCGTTCACACAATTGAATATGCTTTTTTGACCACCCATATAGCGTTTCTTCATAAAGCTTATTCCACACTTCATCGAATTCACTTTGCTGGATATCCTCATACATGGAAGGATTCCATTCCGTGTACCAATACTTAACCTCTGCGGCATTCTTCGTCGCTTGTAATTGGTCAAGGGCCATAAATAATAATTGTTTTAGCTGTCTTTCTTTTCTCGTCAGTCCTCTCATATGCTCTGGAGATAGCGAGAGAATGTGATATTGCTTAACAGCTGATTCATCTTGATACACATCAGTTGAAAACTCTACTGGTTCAATATCTTTTATCATCTCAAAAACTAACTGCTCCTGTCGTGGAATGATTCTACTTTTTCGAATTGGAATTGTATAGCCAATCGTATCTACAACAATAATTCCCACGCCATCTGTCACTACAAAACAATAGTCTAATTGAATTCTTTCATGGTTTTTACGAATATAAGCCTTCTGATAAATATCTTTTAATAAACCAGGTGGCAACTCAGATAAATTGTTTTCTATGTAATCGAAAAGCAAAGACTTAACCTTTATTAGGGGAACTTGGTCTAATAACTCAACACTGTCATCTTTTCTCCATTCATGGAAATGACAAACGTTATATCCGTTCTCTTCACCTTCAAACCAGTTCACCCAAACATCATGAAGAAATAACATCATTCTACCCCTCACTTCAATACCATTTGTCAAACAGTATAGGCAAAATATAGTAACTTTATTCTCGAAAACGTAGAATATACGCAGATTTTTCTTGCTCTTGCTATATGCTGTGCTGTCATCGTGATCACATTCTCTTCTAAGGAATCACTTTTATAGGAATTAATTGACTAATGGTAAGCTATATTGAATTTTACTACTTGTCCCTATTCATCTTTATGATAAAACAAAAGGAGATATTCAGATTTTTTACCTATTCTAACCACGAACAGCTTCCTATACATTTTCCAATTTATCTTTTTACTAAACAAAGCCTAGTACCCAAATGTGTTCATTTTCACTTTATGAGGTTAGGATAGAAAAGCCTTATGAAGCAAGCCTAGATAAATTCTTCCGAAGAGTAGCCTAACAAATCCTTCGTCTTCTTACCTGTTTTGTCCATATATTTTTTTACTAAAAAGTATCCTACTGAATAACCAACCATTGATGGATAAAAACCTGTACCGTACAAAATTTGCGAAAATAATGGTGTATCTCTTGTAATCTCCTTATTTTTGATAATGATCGTCTGATAAAATCGCTCACACTGTTCATTGGAATATTTTTTTGCCCATGACGCCACGTATTCTTCACCAAGCTCTTCTCTCACAGCGTTTTCAGCTAAACCTTCCATTAAGATGGCGTCAATGATAGTGAAATCCTTTTCCATCTTTCTTTTTGTAATCTGTGATAATCGACTGACATGGTGGTACTCATGGAGAAATAGCGAGGTTAGATCCTCTTTTCTTACCTCAATTGTTAAAAACAAAAACAGCTTATTATGAAAAGCCAGTCCTGATCTCCCAAAATATTCATTGTTTATTTTTCGATTATCATCATCAGCAGGTAGAATAAATATAGGAACCTCTGGACCTCCCCACTTCGCTTTATAGTCTTTTTCTAATCGCTTTACATAGGAAGAAACTTTCTCATTCTTCTTTTTTTCAAGCCACAAATCAATATGTGTTGTATGGCGGTACATTCCAAATGATTGTAGGTACTTTGATATTTCATGAGGCTTCATTGAAGAGAAATACGGTTGTAGTTTCTTGCAAACATCTATCTTTAAGGGGGATTCTGTTAGCCACTCTATAGTATCTATTACAGTCACATTATCCACTCTCCCTTCCCTCACACTAGTATATGTAGAAAAAGGAGGACTGTTCATCAGATGAAAAGAATCAGGCGTTAACTTTTTACTAACTTTCACCTAACATATTGACTCATGTGCAAACAATCAGCATCAAAGCAAAAAACGAAGGCAGCTTACCCACCTTCGTTTTTCCTTTTCACTTACACTTCATTATTCGTTTTCATACTTCTTAAAAATAATTGTAGCGTTATGACCACCGAAGCCAAGTGAGTTACTAAGTGCTACCTGAACGTCCTGTTTGCGCGATTCGTTCGGTACATAATCCAAATCACATTCTGGATCTGGTGTGTTGTAATTGATTGTTGGTGGAATGATTCCTTCTTTGATAGCTAATATACTAAATATTGCTTCAACTCCACCTGCAGCGCCCAACAAATGACCTGTCATTGATTTTGTTGAACTGATTGCTAGCTTATTGGCATGTTCACCAAACACTTCTTTAATGGCTAGAGTTTCGAATTTATCGTTGTATGGAGTACTTGTACCATGTGCATTAATATAATCAATCTCCTCGGCTTGAAGACCACTTCCATCTATCGCTTGCTTCATGGCACGAGCTCCGCCTTCCCCATTCGGTGCTGGAGCTGTAATATGATGGGCATCACCCGTTGCACCATAGCCAACAATTTCAGCATAGATTTTCGCTCCACGTGCTAAAGCATGCTCAAGTTCCTCAAGAACAAGAATGCCTGCACCTTCTCCCATAACGAAACCATCACGATCTTGGTCAAATGGTCTGCTTGCTGTTTTAGGATCTGGATTTGTTGATAGAGCCTTGTTTGCTGAGAATCCTGCAAATGACATTTCAGTTAAAGGCGCCTCAGTTCCTCCTGAGATCATTACATCTGCTTCTCCTCTTTCAATGACGCGATAGGCGTCACCAATTGAGTTCGTTCCCGTTGCACATGCCGTTACCGTACAAGAATTAAATCCTTTAGCACCTAAGGCAATAGATACCTGACCTGTCGCCATATCTGGAATAAGCATTGGTACGAAGAAAGGACTAACTCGACGAGGTCCCTTCTCTAGTAGAAGCTTATATTGCTGTTCGAACGTCTCCATTCCGCCGATACCAGAACCGATCCATACACCTATACGGTTAGCATTTTCATCCGTAATTTCTAAATTAGCATCTTTTACAGCCATTAAAGATGAAACGACTGCGTATTGTGTAAATCGGTCCATTTTTCTTGCATCTTTTTTGTCCATATACTCTTCAATCTTAAAATCTTTAAGTTCTGCAGCAACCTTGGCTGGGAACTGACTAGCATCAACTCTTGTAATAGGTCCGATTCCTGAAACACCATTTATGGCATTTTGCCACATTGTTTCCACGTCATTTCCTATTGGAGAAAGAGCTCCTAAGCCCGTTACTACTACACGTTTTTTTTCCATGATTTTTGCACCTCACATAAGAGTATCATTATACGTTTCAATTGTTCATTTCATTTTGATAGTAGGTACCTATACGATTAACGGCCCCAACGTAAGGCAATGGCTCCCCAAGTTAAGCCACCACCAAAGCCTACCATCACAATTAAATCGCCATCCTTTATTTTCCCTGCTTCTAGCTCTTCTACAAGGGAAATCGGGATTGAAGCTGCAGACGTATTTCCATATTTGTGTACAGTTTTAGACATCTTCTCTACAGGTAAATTTAATCGTTCTCTAGCCGCTTCCATAATACGAATATTAGCTTGGTGCGGAATGAGGAAGTCAACATCTTCTTTTGATAATCCTGCTTTCTCAAGTACATTGATACTTGATTCACCCATTTGTCTCACTGCAAACTTGAATACTTCTCTACCGTTCATGATGATGTATTCATCTTGATAAAGATGCTTTCCACCAGTACCATCAGCTCCTAGTTCAAAGGAAAGAATTCCTTTCCCTTCACTTACTGGTCCAATAACGGCTGCACCTGCACCATCTCCAAATAAAACAGCTGTATTACGGTCATTCCAATCAGTTACTTTCGATAGCTTCTCTACACCAACAACCAATACATGCTTATACGCCCCTGTTTCAATAAACTGCTTTGCTGTAATCATTCCATACATAAAGCCAGCACAAGCAGCGCTTATATCCATTGCTGCCGCCTTTTTCGCACCAAGCCTTTCTTGAAGCATACAAGCTACTGTTGGAAATGGTTGGTCTGGTGTAACGGTTGCCACCAAGATTAAATCAAGATCCTCTGCTGTAATATTAGCATTAGCGATCGCTTTTTCTGCTGCTAAAAATGCCATATGGGAAGTGTCCATAGAATCTTCTGCGATTCTTCTCTCTTCAATACCAGTTCTCGTACGTATCCATTCATCCGATGTATCCATGATTTTTTCTAAATCAGCGTTTGTAACAATTTTCTCAGGTGTGTATTTTGCAATCCCTAAAATACCTGCTGCCTTCATATGCGCAACCCCTTTATTTAAGTAGTATGCCAATAATTTATTGGTTCTTATCATGTGGTTAGGAAACAACTTCCTACTTACTAAGGATAAGCATAAACCAAGAGGTTTGAAGAATTCTCTCCTATAAACTTCTAGACAAGCCTTATCCTCAGTAAAAAACATTTTACCTGTCATTGAAATCCACACTATGTTTATACTTTCTAACTATATCTCATTATTTTTTTATATCAAATATTATGACTTGGTACTAATTTTATCTTATTCAAAAATATTTTTCAATATGTATGTTTCTGTGTTCATGACTAGAACGAGTTGTTTTTTCGTTCATAAACTATATACAAAGGACCAAGAAGCCTTAAATGTCAGGATACGATACCTAGCTAGTTACGTATTTCAATTTAATCAAAAACATTTGAATTTACTAAATGGAGGTGGACGACGTAAGATGAACCTTGAGGACATTCTTTCAACTTTCAAACCGGCAGAGGCACATGATGAAGAAGAAACGAAAGGGAATTCTGATAAGAAAGAGAGGGATAGGCAAGCAGATCCCTTTACTGAACTCATGTTTGGAACAAGAAAAAAAGAGGATCCTTCTAAAAAAGAGGAGTCTGACAAGAGTGAGCCGCAGGAAGGAAACGAAGCTAATTATTTCACATTAATGGAACAAATAGACGATATTATGGTTTCCCTTGAAAATTTGAAGCCTATGCTCAAAGAATTTTCACCTATCATGGATTATATAAAGAAGAAGATATAGAACTAGAACAAAGGAAAAGGCCAGTCCCCTTTGTGAAAGAGTCTGGCCTATTGATTCTTAGTTTGAAGCGTCTTTTTTCCCTAATTCGTATGCTTCACCCATTACTTTTGTAAAAAGCTCAAGCATCGGCTGGATCGTTTCCATTGATAAATCAATTCCTGATCCTTCAAATTTCTGCTTTGCTTCAGGTAAATATTTCATAGCTATTTGCATAAATTCCATCGATTTTGGATGCTGTTCCATTCTAATCACTCCATTACTTTTGATTTGGTAAAAGTCCGCTATCAACATACTCTTCTATATGCTTTTGTAGTGTTTCTCGAAAGGTCTCTTCAACAAGTGGACTAAATTTCCCTAAAGAGATGACATCATCTTGAAAATCAAAATAAATCTCACCACTATCTAGAGTCCCTTCATTAAAGGATTTTGCCACATTTTCATACAAGCGGTCAACATGTTGAACTGTACTCGTCAACACCGTGCCTGTGCCTAAATCAGATTGATCTGAAACGAACCCAATTGCAAAAAGACCCTCAGCTTTTAATTTTTCAATAACAGAAACATTATATCCGTCCCCTGCAACATAGACAATATCATTACCAGATTCTAGGATTTCATCCAGTAAGATCATCGCTGTGTCTACATCATTCCAATCCTGAACATATTCAATATCAACATGAACGTCTTCATTTTGGAAATAGGCTCCTTCAAAGAAACCATCAACTTCTGGTTGCCATTCAAACGCAGCTAGCACAGCAACCTTATTAGAAGAGGTCATCTCACCAGCAACCATGCCACCAAAAAACCCCATAGCATGCGACTCGAAGTTTAAGCTCGTGACATTCTCACCTACAGCTTTTCCATTGAAAAGGACAAAATGAATCTCGGGAAATTCTTCACCCAGCGTATTAAAGAATGCTGCATACTCACTACCATGACCAAATATCAGATTTACACCTTTTTCCTGATACTCTTCAATAGCCGCCCGTATTTTACCTTCTTCATTCATTCCTTCTTTATAATATACATCTACACCTAATTCAGATTGAATCTTTAAAAGACCTTTATAGCCCTTCGTTCCCCAAACCTGATCATCAATAGATTCTGGTACAAGTAAGCCTACACTTTGTAGTTCACCTGATGCTGCAGGTTGTCCACAACCAAAAAGCGAAAAAAGAATAATAAAAACAAAACCAAGCTTTATGTACATGGGCAACCACTCCCTTGCAATCATTTACTGATTATATTTTATCCTTTGTAGATGAGAATGTACAAGTACTAAGCTTTTTACTGTTCCCTTAAAAAATCAATTTGTTTTTTTATACATTCTTCAAGGGAGAAGGTTTCTGGTACTTCAATTATCTTTTCGTTTTGCTTCACTTCGTTGTTTCTTTCACTGCTCGTTATTGGTAGTGTACAGACTTTATCATCAAATTTTCTACCGTTAAGGTAATAAACCATGCCTTCCTGTAACATATCAAGTAATCCATATGTAGCTCGAGTTGCATCCTTCACATAGACGACTGGCTCATCTATCTCAATATGTGAGATTTGTTGATTTAAGTACTCCAACAATAAAGCGTTCACTTTTTCTGTTTTATCTTGAAATGGCCCAAATAGCAATGGTACCTTTAGTTGACAGTATCGACTCTCTCCCTCTTTTAATACGTTCATACACCTTTTGAGATTCACTCTGCGCTTATCTTGATTTGCTCTTTCACTGACTGAATGGATATATAAAAGAGGAATCTCCTTCTGTTTCGAGATCTCACTTGCTTGTATTAGGTATTCCACTCCTTCCTCACAACGTAGCTCTTCATGACAAACGATTACCACATCTGCCTCACTATCTAGTAGATCGCTACGATATTGTTCTACTTCAAGCAATGCATTTCTTCCTATATATAGAAGGTGTTCATCAACTAACCTCTGCTGGTCATCCTTTGTCTCTTCTATAAAGATGGCATGTGTTTCAATACCTTGACTCACTAATTCTTCACAAAGATGCAGACCATAAAAAGAATTTGCACCATATACCATTACTCGATTTACCATGTAATCCCTCCTTAAAGAACCCAATTATTTATAGCCTATGATTGAACTCCTTGTCCTAGTAGTAACAATTATTAACGGATAACTGAATAGGAGAAGCACAGGGCCCCCACCTTTTAGCACCTTTCCCTACACGTGAAATGAAGTTAAGTTATGCCATGTTCCATCAGCAACAAACTGCTTAAAATTTACAAATCAGTGGTCTTTCCAAAGAGATTGTCGCCTTACAAAATAGGTTCTTTGAACGAAAACGACTTAAGGTTGAATGGAAGGGAGGTGCGAGATTCCTGTGGGAGGAGTGGGACAGGTGAGACCCCATAGGCGTTTTCGCCGAAGAGACTCACCGCCCGCCCCGTGAAAAAGCGAGCAACTGGAGCAGAATTCAACCAGACCGGACACTTAATACATAGCCACGAGTTTATGAAAATAGTCTAAATTTTAATGATATCTAAACTCTGTAGTTCTTTGCTTCTTAAGATAAGCATCTATGAAATTGATTCACTTATAAGACTTTTTCATTTTCTTTAAAAAATTTAATAATTGATTGGTTTACTCGGTATGGATTTTCACCTAGGTGGTAATTAAATTGAATTGGCTTCCCCATTCTCTCTCTTATTTCCTCATACTTTTTCCCATGGCTCCTCGAAGGATAATTGCTTTTATTCATTCTTTGCCATATTCGAACCGGAAGATCATCGATACACTCATCTATACCTGGTAAGGTTAAAGATGCTATTTTCTTCGAGTCCACCTCATAGGCCTCTCCTATTTCCCTTTTCAATCTTTTGTAAAAAAATTTATGTTCTTTTTCATTTTCCAGATGAGCTTTTAGGTCTAGGCAAGGATTCAGCATGGCAACAGAGCGGATTTTATCTGACATCTTTTGCATCATTTGAATAGCTGTTAAACCACCCATCCCATCCACAAGAAGATGGATTTTGGGATTAAGAATTTCTTTTTTCATTACAACATGATATAGCTGCATTGCCATTGTGAGTGCTCTAGGACTTCCCCAATTGTTACCAAACA encodes the following:
- a CDS encoding BMP family ABC transporter substrate-binding protein, with the protein product MYIKLGFVFIILFSLFGCGQPAASGELQSVGLLVPESIDDQVWGTKGYKGLLKIQSELGVDVYYKEGMNEEGKIRAAIEEYQEKGVNLIFGHGSEYAAFFNTLGEEFPEIHFVLFNGKAVGENVTSLNFESHAMGFFGGMVAGEMTSSNKVAVLAAFEWQPEVDGFFEGAYFQNEDVHVDIEYVQDWNDVDTAMILLDEILESGNDIVYVAGDGYNVSVIEKLKAEGLFAIGFVSDQSDLGTGTVLTSTVQHVDRLYENVAKSFNEGTLDSGEIYFDFQDDVISLGKFSPLVEETFRETLQKHIEEYVDSGLLPNQK
- the fabF gene encoding beta-ketoacyl-ACP synthase II; the encoded protein is MEKKRVVVTGLGALSPIGNDVETMWQNAINGVSGIGPITRVDASQFPAKVAAELKDFKIEEYMDKKDARKMDRFTQYAVVSSLMAVKDANLEITDENANRIGVWIGSGIGGMETFEQQYKLLLEKGPRRVSPFFVPMLIPDMATGQVSIALGAKGFNSCTVTACATGTNSIGDAYRVIERGEADVMISGGTEAPLTEMSFAGFSANKALSTNPDPKTASRPFDQDRDGFVMGEGAGILVLEELEHALARGAKIYAEIVGYGATGDAHHITAPAPNGEGGARAMKQAIDGSGLQAEEIDYINAHGTSTPYNDKFETLAIKEVFGEHANKLAISSTKSMTGHLLGAAGGVEAIFSILAIKEGIIPPTINYNTPDPECDLDYVPNESRKQDVQVALSNSLGFGGHNATIIFKKYENE
- a CDS encoding beta-ketoacyl-ACP synthase III, which codes for MKAAGILGIAKYTPEKIVTNADLEKIMDTSDEWIRTRTGIEERRIAEDSMDTSHMAFLAAEKAIANANITAEDLDLILVATVTPDQPFPTVACMLQERLGAKKAAAMDISAACAGFMYGMITAKQFIETGAYKHVLVVGVEKLSKVTDWNDRNTAVLFGDGAGAAVIGPVSEGKGILSFELGADGTGGKHLYQDEYIIMNGREVFKFAVRQMGESSINVLEKAGLSKEDVDFLIPHQANIRIMEAARERLNLPVEKMSKTVHKYGNTSAASIPISLVEELEAGKIKDGDLIVMVGFGGGLTWGAIALRWGR
- a CDS encoding DUF2268 domain-containing protein, which translates into the protein MTVIDTIEWLTESPLKIDVCKKLQPYFSSMKPHEISKYLQSFGMYRHTTHIDLWLEKKKNEKVSSYVKRLEKDYKAKWGGPEVPIFILPADDDNRKINNEYFGRSGLAFHNKLFLFLTIEVRKEDLTSLFLHEYHHVSRLSQITKRKMEKDFTIIDAILMEGLAENAVREELGEEYVASWAKKYSNEQCERFYQTIIIKNKEITRDTPLFSQILYGTGFYPSMVGYSVGYFLVKKYMDKTGKKTKDLLGYSSEEFI
- a CDS encoding ComZ family protein; its protein translation is MEQHPKSMEFMQIAMKYLPEAKQKFEGSGIDLSMETIQPMLELFTKVMGEAYELGKKDASN
- a CDS encoding peptide ABC transporter substrate-binding protein, yielding MKKSKLFLLLALSLVLSMFLAACNGGGNEATDSEGDTDTASESVAQELKVLETSEIPSMDSVMAQDSASFTALANVMEGLYRLDQEQNAVPGMADGEPEVSEDGLVYTVKLKEAKWSNGDTVTAEDFVFAWQRAIDPDTASPYGPYMMNGKIKGAKEITKAAADEKEYDLNTLGVKALDEKTLEITLEKPIPYFESLMAFGTFYPQNKKFVEEKGDQYASSAENLVYNGPFVLSTWAGNTATEWTMEKNTEYWDAETVSLETIQYNVLKDPQASANAYETGEADITGKLASDIVPQYEGDPNLVKWLEPTIFWIKMNQQNEALANENIRRAIATAFNKQDLTDSILNNGSVPANYSVPKGFVTDPAGKDFREANGDMLEYNVEEAKKFWEAGLKELGTDTVELVYLGGDTETSKKTDSYIKDQLEKNLEGLTIDVQSVPFSVRLDRDVEMDYDLQFAGWGPDYQDPISFSDLWITDGGNNKMAYSNEQYDKLLEDAQYTYADDNAKRFEALQQAEKILLEEDAGLAPVYQRSSNVLVSDKVEGFTYHFIGPEYSYKWVKIK
- a CDS encoding DUF3899 domain-containing protein, with the protein product MPVKKTFTLVIVSICATFLLSFLNYQELTLLHFINISFYFGLSFLLIAAFTMTVKGGFFDGITYGFRRMFTSKGKELTKQEVNEMIPVSELLSFDHAPFLFSGLIIIGFMLLGLFIHYL
- a CDS encoding YjbA family protein translates to MLFLHDVWVNWFEGEENGYNVCHFHEWRKDDSVELLDQVPLIKVKSLLFDYIENNLSELPPGLLKDIYQKAYIRKNHERIQLDYCFVVTDGVGIIVVDTIGYTIPIRKSRIIPRQEQLVFEMIKDIEPVEFSTDVYQDESAVKQYHILSLSPEHMRGLTRKERQLKQLLFMALDQLQATKNAAEVKYWYTEWNPSMYEDIQQSEFDEVWNKLYEETLYGWSKKHIQLCERLIKGQPFFEKLWDMEHESKVN
- the trpS gene encoding tryptophan--tRNA ligase yields the protein MKKTIFSGIQPSGSVTLGNYIGALKQFVDLQEEYDCYFCIVDQHAITVAQDRLALRKNIRSLAALYIAVGVDPEKVTLFIQSEVPAHAQAGWMLQCVAYIGELERMTQFKDKSHGKEAVSAGLLTYPPLMAADILLYSTDLVPVGEDQKQHLELTRDLAERFNKKYNDIFTIPEVRIPKVGARVMSLVDPTKKMSKSDPNPKGFITLLDEPKVIEKKIKSAVTDSEGIVKFDKEHKPGISNLLSIYSIFSGETIEQLEAKYEGKGYGEFKQDVANIVVDTLAPIQERYHELMESDELDLILDRGAEKANAVARKMVKKMENAMGLGRKRK